A segment of the Brienomyrus brachyistius isolate T26 chromosome 4, BBRACH_0.4, whole genome shotgun sequence genome:
CCATCGTATTATTCAATGAACTGGAATAAATGGCAgcacagcgccctctgctgtctGCCATAAAGCAAATCAGTATGAACAGCCGTCCAGGCTTCTCTCCCCGTGAGCTTTAGACACATAGATGTGTGCAGGTCTGGGCTGGGAGCTTCCAGTGTGCAGGGTTAGCAAACGATTTCTGAATGTTCACTAAAGAAATATCAATCATCCTTGTGAAGCTCGTTTAGTTTAGACTGATTTATCTATGACTTTGTGTTTCTGTCACTTTCGCCCcgttcagacatgcactgtcacCCAGACTGTTCTTCAAATTCCCCAGAGGGGCTGTACATGTGAACACAAATGTCTGAATCAGTCGTACCGGATGGTAAAAGGAGTTTATCCTGCTAACTACTTAGTATAAAGTCGGGGTAATTTCTGATTGATCCCCATGTGTGAATGGAGCAGGAAATTGTtcagtgtaggatcacacacacacacacacacacacacacacacacacacatatgacagggctgagattccaggttgcctgagacaaggcctagccTGGTATGAGAGATACTCGTTGGCCAAAGGGGGGGttagtgaacccccccccccacacacacacacacacacacacacacacagataacaagggaggccagcattcCAGCTTTTATGGTCCAAATATTTAGGGACCAACGGACGGCAGAATGGACATCAAGTCCATCCCGTCTTACAAACCACAGACTCACCCAACACCCTGAAGAAGAAAGttctcttttaagtttggcctgTATATACCCTGTATGTGTGTTTACTTATTATTGCTAGTCTCAGTATCCATATAGGTTATGTCTAtttgtgtccttagacagtcttagtcttttgtgtgccacccttataacTGTGTTTCACAGAGTATCATCTATCTTACCCTTCTCACTTGAAccattatatccatccatccatccattttccaaaccgcttatcctattgggtcgcggggggtccggagcctatcccggaagcaatgggtacgaggcagggaacaacccagtatggtgGGCCATAAAAAAATATAGACGTTTTCCACCTGCAGtacataggtcatccaccagagggcagaatacgGGTATAGGATTATATACAACAGGTTTTTGAGGAAAGCGGTAATCCtattactgacgtagaggtcttaGAAATATTGGTATcaaatatgatacatgtggcgttatagTGTTAATTACTTGTGCAGTTATTTACTTAGTTGTAAGGACTTAGTTCGGCTTTCAATGACTCTTTTCCCGTGTTTTAATAGGGGTCAGAAAGACGCCGTTGGCTAATTAGCTTGTCGATCATCAAATGTAGCAGTTCACAGGTTTACTTAGGAAATTTTTATTCTTGTTTGTTgtattttgatcatttattctaaCGTGTATTACTGATTTATAACTTTTGTTTTTAACTCTACGGATATTTTTTGCTTTCGCTGTTATGTCTCCCGCCTCCTTTTACATGGCTATTATATATGCTGATTTAATGTAATCGTGTCAGTGAAATTACAGTAAAGtgtatttgtttaattatatCCTATGTTTTACGTTACTTAGTTACCTCACTTATGCTTTGAGCAGCgctgaaccaggacattaatatgatagaataggaagcttttattgtcagtgtaaagGTAAGAAATACAATATAcagacagaaatatataaaatgtacatatacagaggagtggaaaagcccccccccctcactcatCAGGATTACAATTCATTACGTTTTAATCGGacagaaaaacagtcattttgcatgagtttggcaaactgaacaaacattaatttatttctgtctaacatacgtcacacttcagagtaaaaagggttatactggttataaagcagagattttacctttttgccgtggagaggcagcgacatgtgacactgataaggtaaaaatgattcctccagcacacagtgagctatcccagcatgcacagcgacacgggggagtttggATAATGAACACAAAACGctggatagaggggttcagtgaatgaggaggtgaagctgtacaggagggtcagtccatcagaggagactctgtagaaggacagagtaccagccgcctggtccagatacactcctactctgcgggagtctgagggctttatgggtatgagagtctgtttattattgtgacagacatagtaactgtcaggagagcagaacagcatccatgacttgtcattgtctccaagcagacagtcagcactccctcctttcctcccgattcctttataagtcactgctaTCCGGActccatctccactccactcagcctcccagtaacagcgaccagtcagactctctctgcacagaacttggcacCAGAAgttaaatctctctggatgatcaggatatggctgctctgccccccctgtcaccttcctgttcccctctgacaaaGACAGGcggctgtttgctgtgttggggtccagcgtcagctggcaggagtctgtaggcaagaggaagagcgattaatcccacgacgaagcccagcatctccatcattatcactgtcacacctcacacactcactaacacagaactcgctccaatacatacattttattcccaatatactcatgtagccgcccgagtctgcggcgctccggctgccccctgcgctgtgagacacgccgcgctgagagactcgctggggacccTAATGCACTTTAGTCTGCTctctattattctgtatgaTACATAAATTATAAAAACGAAGCAGTAATTCAAgtatgtgaaatacctcaggaaatgtcggacgcGGCGGGAAGATGCGCCAAAATGCTGCGCGTGCTAAATGGCCTTAATTACAGGTACATAAAATTATAAacagcattaataaaacatgtTAAACATTAAATTGTACCACAAAATGTACCACTAGAAGTTAGTTTGTCTTAACTTCAAAATAAGAACTTCCTTCAAACCCCTTCGGACACATTTATAGAGCAAAACGTCTCCGCGGCTCAGCGCTCCCTGCGGTTCTGACTGTGACTGAAGTTTGTGTTAATGGTGTGTGAGCCGCATGACCGATCACGTGATGAGTCGAATGGAGGGGGAGTGGCGGCGGCGATGCACGTGCTGACGGTGTACAGGTACAGAGCacgagggagggagaggaggagagaaagagggagtgtGGTGCGTGAATAATACGCAAGATGAGTGATATTCGGACACGCGAAGCGGCATTTGGATGCATTTTAATAGCTATGATAACTCAACGGCAGATGCACAGTTTGCAAGATGAAACTGTCATTTCGAGCAGGATCCACAAACAATCTTCACAGACACTTAGGAACTGCGCATCCAACAGTTCAGATGGAAGGAAAAAGACAGGCTAGCGTGCCTGCTACTGCCAGAAGGCGGATCAGCCCGTCTAAGCGGAGGCACTTAGCCTTTCTGCGCCAAaggaaatgttaaaatattacACTGTTAGAAAGGTGGTAGATAGTTGTTATAGTGGATAGAACCTAAAACTGTTGGATGCTGGTGTTTTGCAcgttgtaatttatttattattttttaattgtgatttgttatttatgtaatttgacTGTAATTAATAGATCAAGGACAAAAACAGATTTTCCACTTATACAATGTTCAATATCTTTTTATGCCAaacataatgtaaaattatggtATTGAGGAAATTATAAGGTTTAGTACACATATCAATCATGGGTCAAAACAGAGCTGAATCTGGCTGAAGCAGaagtaataaaatgaaaagtcatTTGGGAGCCGGAAGAGCCGACTCTACTTggtgagctgagccaaatgaTCCGACTCACTAAAAAGAGCCGAAATTCCCATCACTAGTGCAGACTGAGGAGACATTCggtgtcacagccagtttggggaGATTACGGGTGctgtcttaggacaatactaacaaaTCTCAAAACAGTACTACTACAGAAGTTCCCAGACTCCCATTGTTATTTAAGAAAGTCGTCATCTTTAAACCcaacaaatgaaaataaaaaaaaagacacacatCACAATAATTGTGTGAATGCTTTCATAAAGTACTATTGACAGTGTtaagaataaaaaaatgcaaacaaacttacatttctggatccctggtctggtcctgcactctccactgtggtccacactatagcagaagcagaatgacatagtactgctgtatccatttatttaaatttttgtattttctccACATACATGAGTCTatagcaggacagacacacattctgtactcacttcagtttctccagattacagctgggatcctccagtagagcagagagcaacttcactcctgagtctcctgggtgattgtagctcaggtccagctctctcaggtgtgaggggtttgacctcagagctgaagccagggaagaacagccttcttctgtgactctacagcctgacagcctacacagagacagacaataTCTCTTCAATAAATACAACACCTCACCACTATGAGTATTACTTTTATGTAAATGTGACAGCTTCAATAAAGCTTTCAGCAATTACACactacagtgtggaatacgcaGTGAtattgacctcagtatctccagtgtacagtgtgaatcccccagtccagcagagagcagcttcacccctgaatcctgcaggtcattgtcactcaggtccagctctctcagctgagaggagtttgatctgagagctgaagccaacacttcacagcatgtctctgtgagtctacagctgtccagcctggaaaaggaaatgtgttaagatatgaatacatacatacaccacacacaggtatatcaaataaaatatcaaaataaacattttaagtaCAATAACACATGTAGCATATACCTGTTATTTGTCATAGTCAGAAACACAAATAGTTTTTACTTGACACTCCCCAGCCGAGACAAACCTGCTGTTTAATGACCTTACAGGGTGAGTTACGCTGAGACTCTGTAATATATGCATAAGTATTTTTATAAAGCTCTAAGCAGCGCTggggctcagtgatcagcactacaacCAACCCTGGGGTTCCAGGGTTTTTGGTTCAGTTCCTGCTTGGGATATGTGTAAGTGTACATGTTCATGTGGGATttgaatgtccatccatccatcttccaaaccgcttatcctactgggtcacggggggtccggagcctatcccggaagcaatgggcatgaggcagggaacaacccaggatggggggccagcccatcgcagggcacactcacacaccattcacacacacacgcattcctatgggcaatttagtaactccaattagcctcagcatgtttttgggctatggggggaaaccggagtacccggaggaaaccccacgacgacatggggaaaacatgcaaactgcacacacatgtgacccaggcggagactcgaacccaagtcccagaggtgtgaggcaacagtgctaacaactgcaccaccatgccgcccccgattTGAATGTCAAGAAGGGCTTAAGttattttaattactttttttatatGACTTTTGAATTGCTGACACCATGACTGAAATCTTTATTTTCTGTGTTACCTGAGAAcctgttaaatttccaaaacactaATCAGACAATTATCAATACTGTCAGACAGGGATGAAATAGTGATGCTTTATTCATCCCCCTGGTAAAACAGTGCTGTCGCCTCTCTGATCTtgctctctctgacacacacatacagatcagagtgcagggttggccagcatccagccccctgaagctgggggggtaagggccttgctcaagggcccaaaaccAGCATCACTCTGCTGGCCAGGTATTTAAACCGGCCaccttctgaccacaggcacagagtccaaacccactgaaccacacaccacaccgagaatgttaaaaaatatacatatcctGTAGTATCCAGAATGAAAAAGAATTTCTAGGTGTCCATATAAATACACTCTAATTGTTGTGATGAGATATAAAAGCAGTATCATGAATAACATCTGTACTTCTTTAGCAACAGACGTACGTAAGATCACTTACAGAGCTGTCCTAGATTTCTtgatcacaggcagcagcctctgaagaccttcatctgatctgatgtatttcttcagatcaaacacatccagctccttatctgacatcagtaacacaaaggccagagctgaccactgtgcaggtgagaggtctgctgctgaaaggcttcctgaactcagggatctttgtacttcctctattagagaattgtcacccagttcattcagacagtggaacaggttgatggtcctttctgcagataaattctcctgaattttctccttgatgtactGGGCTGTTTCATTAATGTTATGTGAACTGCGTCTTGTATCTCCCAGTAGTTTTTGTAACAgaatcttactggagtctgttgtgaggccaaggaggaagcggaggtagaggtccaagtgtccattcttgctctttaatgcctgatccactgcagtcttcagcaggtcagctgatgagtttgacagaaacacatataaagcagcgagatactcctggatgctcagatgcacaaagcagtacaccttctcctggtacaacccatactcctctttaaagacttctgtgcacagtccagagtaaactgaCGCCTCTGTGAtatcaatgccattctctgtcagatcttgcttataaaatatgagattgcctttctcaaggttgtcaaaagccagtttaccaagttttaaaaggaatttcttcccagatttagtgcatttcttaaacttgttttgatgtttttccatatacttgtcattttttaaactcacctggaagatcaggaagtgtgtgtacatttcagtcagagtccttggaatttctcccttctcagtctcactaaaaagcctttcaaggacagtggctgaaatccagcagaacacaggtatgtggcacatgatgaagaggctccttgatgatttcacatgtgtgataatcctgctagcCATGCTCTGATCACTAAATCtcttcctgaaatactcctccttctgggcatcactgaaccctcgtatctctgtcacctggtggacacactcaggaggtatctgattggctgctgctggccgggaggttatccagaggagagcggatggaagcaggttccccttaatgaggttagtcaacagcacatccagtgatgttttctttgttacatcaaaccagctctcattcttttgaaaatctagaggaaggcgacactcatccagaccatcaaagatcaacaaaactttgtacctacacagctcagtggattcaagCAATTTCAggtctgggacaaagtggtgaagcagatcAATCAGACTATATTCATCCTtgatcaaattcaggtcccggaaaggaagagcaaatatgaagtaaatgtcctggtttgcttttccttctgcccagtcaagaataactttctgcacagagactgttttcccgatacctgcgacCCCTtttgtgagtacagttctgataggtgtcacaCGTCcatataagggtttaaatatatcattgcacttgactgtagtatcttctgttagccgtttcttggatgctgtttcaatctgtctcacctCATGTTCATCACtgactcctccagctcccccttcagttatgtagagttctgtgtaaatctctttgagaagtgttggctgtccttccttagctctcccttcaaatacacactcaaatttcttCTTCAGGTTACATTTGATTGTGCGCTGATACTGCGACAGAAGATGccctgaaatgaaatgagaacttttcaaaaaacatttttttactcatttaagtcaaattaaatgaaataaattataAACTGAAATGTAATACACATTTTTAATAAACTAGTTCTCTGTGGCAAAGCAAACACAcactgaatgaggtacagctcttactcttctccagcatgtcagcgagatcattttgctccatggtcctcaggatgtacagtgtgatcttcagagctccctctctaccacaggtcttctgcatctgaccatcactgtccaggtcattgtcctcctccagctgaggctcagagcattctgggtcattCTGATCCAGGTACCTTTTGAATTTCATCAGCTCATCCTTCAGAAACATTTGAGCTTTTTCCTCCAGTAACTGAAATATACAGttacagtttaattattatCACTCCTGGCACCGTATCTATTTATAACTTCATTTGTGAAttatgctgcattccatttcAACTTGTAATTTGGCAATTTTGAGTTTCTAGTGTGAAATTTCACCTGGAACACCCTCCAGAAGTCAGAATTCCAACTCGTGAGGTCGGGGGAATCTACACAACCTCGACCTCAGAAATCAAAATGGCTACTTTATATCAAAagaagttaaagctgtagttttatagTGTTTATTAGCAGTTATATATTATTTGTGGGTCATTAAATTGGTTGTACACATCACTTTCTGTTGCTATGGTTTTTTTATGTGCAAAACATCGTGTACTGTAATGTGTTGTTATcaactggtattgctaacaatgaCTAACAATTAATCTGGctagaactggggcctgtttcagaaagcaggatttctttctTAGCCGGATTtgaacttgtcagatttaaggtagtctgggctaaatataaCTGAATGTAGATGAAGGCCATTTAAATTGGGGCACATTAAATACAAGAAGTTAtctagctaagcaagaaatcctgctctttgaaaaaggtccctggttttgctaaatggctttccgacTTGCTGAACTGGAATGAGGGTAACTTGGGTGTGATGTCATTCTCAGCTACGACTTCtgacatctgaggtaaatggaacacAGCATTAGTTGTAAATATCATCTCTTTGATAGGATGAACTACTTATTGTACACCTGTAGAAGATATATGTCAATTTAGATAAAATATAATTCAGTAATAAATGCACACCTTGAAGATGGATGATAAGTCTCTTTTATTCATTCTATTCACTCGGTCTCtgtgaataaaacacaaatgtccaactgttacatttttatttaaacagatGTAACTGCCATCCACATTCTGAGCTTATTTCATTAGATTGGCTTCATGACATCAGCTTGTCTATGACAGTATAAGAGAAGCAGTGACATCTAGTGGCAGCACAAAGAGACAGCAGGTAGCAGCCAGGAGAGACGGTTTGGCATGTAGCTCCCAGTCACTCAATGACATTCACTGGCTACTTCTTGTAAACTGTTAACATGATTTCAAACAGATTTCAACTTAATTACCATAACTATCCAGGAGTGGAATCTGGGAGGGGACAAAACTGGCTCCTGCAATTTAAGGACCCCCAGCTGATCTTGAATTTTTATAATTTTCCTCTGCTAAAAAAACACGTAGATCAAATGTTCACACAACCATTTATATAATAATTTTGAttacaataaaatgtataataatataa
Coding sequences within it:
- the LOC125739603 gene encoding NACHT, LRR and PYD domains-containing protein 3-like isoform X3, with the translated sequence MERAGSPAPSCVSMKSDWSMDIPITFSEGRFPSDLRDRVNRMNKRDLSSIFKLLEEKAQMFLKDELMKFKRYLDQNDPECSEPQLEEDNDLDSDGQMQKTCGREGALKITLYILRTMEQNDLADMLEKRHLLSQYQRTIKCNLKKKFECVFEGRAKEGQPTLLKEIYTELYITEGGAGGVSDEHEVRQIETASKKRLTEDTTVKCNDIFKPLYGRVTPIRTVLTKGVAGIGKTVSVQKVILDWAEGKANQDIYFIFALPFRDLNLIKDEYSLIDLLHHFVPDLKLLESTELCRYKVLLIFDGLDECRLPLDFQKNESWFDVTKKTSLDVLLTNLIKGNLLPSALLWITSRPAAANQIPPECVHQVTEIRGFSDAQKEEYFRKRFSDQSMASRIITHVKSSRSLFIMCHIPVFCWISATVLERLFSETEKGEIPRTLTEMYTHFLIFQVSLKNDKYMEKHQNKFKKCTKSGKKFLLKLGKLAFDNLEKGNLIFYKQDLTENGIDITEASVYSGLCTEVFKEEYGLYQEKVYCFVHLSIQEYLAALYVFLSNSSADLLKTAVDQALKSKNGHLDLYLRFLLGLTTDSSKILLQKLLGDTRRSSHNINETAQYIKEKIQENLSAERTINLFHCLNELGDNSLIEEVQRSLSSGSLSAADLSPAQWSALAFVLLMSDKELDVFDLKKYIRSDEGLQRLLPVIKKSRTALLDSCRLTETCCEVLASALRSNSSQLRELDLSDNDLQDSGVKLLSAGLGDSHCTLEILRLSGCRVTEEGCSSLASALRSNPSHLRELDLSYNHPGDSGVKLLSALLEDPSCNLEKLNVDHSGECRTRPGIQKYSCQLTLDPNTANSRLSLSEGNRKVTGGAEQPYPDHPERFNFWCQVLCRESLTGRCYWEAEWSGDGVRIAVTYKGIGRKGGSADCLLGDNDKSWMLFCSPDSYYVCHNNKQTLIPIKPSDSRRVGVYLDQAAGTLSFYRVSSDGLTLLYSFTSSFTEPLYPAFCVHYPNSPVSLCMLG
- the LOC125739603 gene encoding NACHT, LRR and PYD domains-containing protein 3-like isoform X1, with protein sequence MGGAASEITPPAVCKTKTTESVLMERAGSPVPSSVSMKSDQSMDQPILFSEGRFPTDQSVLMERAGSPAPSCASMKSDQSMDQPILFSEGRFPTDQSVLMERAGSPVPSSVSMKSDQSIDRPILFSDRRFPTDQSVLMERAGSPVPSSVSMKSDQSMDRPILFSEGRFPTDQSVLMERAGSPVPSSVSMKSDQSMDRPILFSEGRFPTDQSVLMERAGSPVPSSVSMKSDQSMDRPILFSEGRFPTDQSVLMERAGSPAPSCVSMKSDWSMDIPITFSEGRFPSDLRDRVNRMNKRDLSSIFKLLEEKAQMFLKDELMKFKRYLDQNDPECSEPQLEEDNDLDSDGQMQKTCGREGALKITLYILRTMEQNDLADMLEKRHLLSQYQRTIKCNLKKKFECVFEGRAKEGQPTLLKEIYTELYITEGGAGGVSDEHEVRQIETASKKRLTEDTTVKCNDIFKPLYGRVTPIRTVLTKGVAGIGKTVSVQKVILDWAEGKANQDIYFIFALPFRDLNLIKDEYSLIDLLHHFVPDLKLLESTELCRYKVLLIFDGLDECRLPLDFQKNESWFDVTKKTSLDVLLTNLIKGNLLPSALLWITSRPAAANQIPPECVHQVTEIRGFSDAQKEEYFRKRFSDQSMASRIITHVKSSRSLFIMCHIPVFCWISATVLERLFSETEKGEIPRTLTEMYTHFLIFQVSLKNDKYMEKHQNKFKKCTKSGKKFLLKLGKLAFDNLEKGNLIFYKQDLTENGIDITEASVYSGLCTEVFKEEYGLYQEKVYCFVHLSIQEYLAALYVFLSNSSADLLKTAVDQALKSKNGHLDLYLRFLLGLTTDSSKILLQKLLGDTRRSSHNINETAQYIKEKIQENLSAERTINLFHCLNELGDNSLIEEVQRSLSSGSLSAADLSPAQWSALAFVLLMSDKELDVFDLKKYIRSDEGLQRLLPVIKKSRTALLDSCRLTETCCEVLASALRSNSSQLRELDLSDNDLQDSGVKLLSAGLGDSHCTLEILRLSGCRVTEEGCSSLASALRSNPSHLRELDLSYNHPGDSGVKLLSALLEDPSCNLEKLNVDHSGECRTRPGIQKYSCQLTLDPNTANSRLSLSEGNRKVTGGAEQPYPDHPERFNFWCQVLCRESLTGRCYWEAEWSGDGVRIAVTYKGIGRKGGSADCLLGDNDKSWMLFCSPDSYYVCHNNKQTLIPIKPSDSRRVGVYLDQAAGTLSFYRVSSDGLTLLYSFTSSFTEPLYPAFCVHYPNSPVSLCMLG
- the LOC125739603 gene encoding NACHT, LRR and PYD domains-containing protein 3-like isoform X2, with amino-acid sequence MWGAASEMTPPTECKTNRTVSVLMERAGSPAPSCVSMKSDWSMDIPITFSEGRFPSDLRDRVNRMNKRDLSSIFKLLEEKAQMFLKDELMKFKRYLDQNDPECSEPQLEEDNDLDSDGQMQKTCGREGALKITLYILRTMEQNDLADMLEKRHLLSQYQRTIKCNLKKKFECVFEGRAKEGQPTLLKEIYTELYITEGGAGGVSDEHEVRQIETASKKRLTEDTTVKCNDIFKPLYGRVTPIRTVLTKGVAGIGKTVSVQKVILDWAEGKANQDIYFIFALPFRDLNLIKDEYSLIDLLHHFVPDLKLLESTELCRYKVLLIFDGLDECRLPLDFQKNESWFDVTKKTSLDVLLTNLIKGNLLPSALLWITSRPAAANQIPPECVHQVTEIRGFSDAQKEEYFRKRFSDQSMASRIITHVKSSRSLFIMCHIPVFCWISATVLERLFSETEKGEIPRTLTEMYTHFLIFQVSLKNDKYMEKHQNKFKKCTKSGKKFLLKLGKLAFDNLEKGNLIFYKQDLTENGIDITEASVYSGLCTEVFKEEYGLYQEKVYCFVHLSIQEYLAALYVFLSNSSADLLKTAVDQALKSKNGHLDLYLRFLLGLTTDSSKILLQKLLGDTRRSSHNINETAQYIKEKIQENLSAERTINLFHCLNELGDNSLIEEVQRSLSSGSLSAADLSPAQWSALAFVLLMSDKELDVFDLKKYIRSDEGLQRLLPVIKKSRTALLDSCRLTETCCEVLASALRSNSSQLRELDLSDNDLQDSGVKLLSAGLGDSHCTLEILRLSGCRVTEEGCSSLASALRSNPSHLRELDLSYNHPGDSGVKLLSALLEDPSCNLEKLNVDHSGECRTRPGIQKYSCQLTLDPNTANSRLSLSEGNRKVTGGAEQPYPDHPERFNFWCQVLCRESLTGRCYWEAEWSGDGVRIAVTYKGIGRKGGSADCLLGDNDKSWMLFCSPDSYYVCHNNKQTLIPIKPSDSRRVGVYLDQAAGTLSFYRVSSDGLTLLYSFTSSFTEPLYPAFCVHYPNSPVSLCMLG